GCGCTCGGTGACGGTCCGCCGTCAGCGATCAGGCCAGGTGGCCGCCGGGTCGCGAGCGCCGCGCTGACGATCAGGCCTCACGGCCGGCCGCCGTCGTCCGGCAGGTGCACCGCCAGCCCGTCCAGCAGACGATCCAGCCCGAACTCGAAGAGCCGGTCCAGGTCGAAGTCGAAGTCGTTGCGCAGAGCCATCCGCAGCAACGGCGAACCGGCGGCGGCCAGTTCCGCCAGCCGCGACTCCTGAAACTCCATCCACTCGTCGTTGGTCAGGCCGGTCTCGCGCTGCGCCTCGATCTCCGGCTCGATCGCCGTCGCCAACCCCCGCCCGAAGCTGAAGAGCGTGAGGTGCACGTAGAGCTGGGTCTCCGAGTCGAGGCCGAGTCCGTCGAGAGCGTGCAGCACCCCGTCGGTGATCGCCACGGCGTTCGGGGTGAGCTGGGGGCGGGTGATCGACATGGCCGGGGCCAGCCAGGGGTGGCGGCGAAAGAAGCGCCACTCCAACCGGGCGATCCTCGCCAGGTCGGCCCGCCAGCCCTCCGTGCTCCGCGGCGGCACCTTCTCCTCCCCCAACACCGCGTCGATCATGTGCAGCAGCAGCTCGTCCTTGCCCGCCACGTACCGGTACAGCGACATCGTGGCGACGCCGAGTTCAGTGGCGACGCGGCGCATGGAGAGCTCGGCCATGCCGTCCGCGTCGGCGACGGCGATCGCGACGGCGACGATGCGTTCCCGGCTCAGCTCGCCCTCGCCTCCCGGCCGCGCCGCGCCACGGGGCCGTCGGGCGCGTTCCGTCGCCGGGACACCCGCGGGCTCCGGGGCGCTGGCGACGACGGTACCGACGCCGGAGCGCGCCTCGGTCAGTCCCTGCTGGCGCAGCGCGGCGTGCACCTTCGTGGCGGTGGCGATGGCGACGCCCCTCTCCTGGCTGATCCGGCGGGCGGAGGGCACCTGGTCGCCGGGGCGCAGCTCACCGGCGACGATGCGGCGCCGGATCTCCTCGACGATGCGCAGGTACGGAGCCTCTGGCCGGCTCACCGCGTCACCTCCGCCCGCGCACCGACCTCGCGTACTAGTACGCCGATGTCGGGTATTTCACCTCGGTGGCCCGGCAGTCGACCGACGCGCAGGTGGACCGTACTAGCAGTAGTACTAGTACGGCACTGTCCACCAAATGCCTGGCCAGCAGGGGTATTGCCTCGCGTCGAACAGCCCGCATAGCGTGTACGCCACATGATGTACACCGTACACGAACGGGGAATTATCGATGATCAACGGAACGGTTCTCATCTCCGGCGCCAGCATCGCCGGGCCGGCACTGGCGTACTGGCTACGCCGGCACGGCTTCACTCCGACCGTCGTGGAGGTCGCCCCGGCCCTGCGCCCCGGCGGTCAGGCCGTCGACCTGCGCGGCGCCGGTCGCGAGGTGGTCGAGCGGATGGGGCTGATACCCCGGGTACGCGAGGACCGGGTCGACGAGCGCGGAGTCGCCAACGTCGACGCGAAGGGCCGCTGGGTGGCCCGGATGCCCGCTGACCTCTTCGGCGGCGAGGGCATCGTGGCCGAGATCGAGATCATGCGGGGCGATCTGACCCGGATCCTCCACGACGCCACCGCGGGTGAGGTCGAGTACCTCTTCGCCGACCGGATCACCGAACTCGACCAGGGCGACACGGGGGTTCGGGTTCGCTTCGCCAGCGGCATGGTGCGCACGTTCGACCTGGTGGTCGGCGCGGACGGGGTGCACTCGGGCGTACGTCGGCTCGCCTTCGGGGCCGAGCACGAGTACGTGAAGCCGCTCGGCGGGTACACCGCGTACTTCACCGTGCCGGATCCGGGTGACCTGAACGACTGGTTCCTCATGTACAACGCGCCCGGCGGGCGGGTCGCGGGGATCCGCCCCGAGCGGGGTGGCACCGCGAAGGCCATGCTGAGCTTCACCTCGCCGCCACTGGAGTACGACCGGCGCGACGTACGCCAGCAGCAGCGCCTGCTCACCGACGCCTTCGCGGGGGTGGATTGGCGGGTGCCGGCACTGCTGGATGCGCTGCCGGACGCGCCGGACTTCTTCTTCGACAGCATCTGCCAGGTGCACGTGCCGAACTGGTCGCGGGGCCGGGTGACGCTGCTCGGCGACGCCGGGTACTGCGGCTCGCCGCTGACCGGTATGGGCACCAGCATGGCGTTGGTCGGGGCGTACGTGCTCGCCGGCGAACTGGCCTCGGCCGGCGGCGACCACGGGCGGGCGTTCGCGCGCTACCAGGAGGTCATGCGCGACTACGTCCGCCAGTGCCAGGAGTTGCCGCCCGGCGGGATCGGCGGGTTCGCGCCCCAGAGCCGGCTCATGATCTGGGCGCGGAACCAGTCGATGCGGATGATGGGGCACTGGCCGATGCGCGACATCCTCGCCCGACAGTTCCAGAAGGCGGACGCCATCACGCTGCCCGACTACGCCACCGCCTCGGCCTCCCGGCCCCACGGCGCGGCACACGGTCAGGTCGGGTAGCCGCCGGACGAGACCCGCCACTCTCAACGGATTGCGCCCCCGCCGCTCCGGCGAGTGACGGTCCGCTCGACGGCTTTGCGCCGCCGCGGCATGGTGCGGCAACATCAGGCGCCGTGACGGCACCAGACACGGTTCCCGAGAACGACGCCCCGGCCGGCAACAACGGCACGCAGCGGTCGAGTCGGCGGGTCAGACACTGGTTGGTCGGTGCCGGAGTCACCGCCCTGGCCGCCGTACTCGGCATCACCCTCGCCGTACGCGGCGGCGCCACCCCGGCCTGCGCCGCGCCACCAACGGGAAGCGCCGTCCACAAGGGAAAGGCCAGCTACTACGACGCGGGCCGCTCCGGCGGCACCTGCTCCTTCCCGAGCCCTCCGGCGGACCGGCTCTACGTGGCCCTCGGCGCATCCGAGTACTCCGGGGCGGCGGCCTGCGGCAGTTACCTGGACGTGAGCGGCCCGAAGGGCCAGGTCCGGGTCCTCGTCATGGACCAGTGCGGCGGCTGCTCACCTGGCAAGATCGACCTCTCCGAGGAGGCGTTCGCCAAGATCGCCGACCGGGCGCAGGGCATCGTGCCCGTGACGTACCGGGCGGTGGTGAACCCTCCGCTCGACGGAGGGCTCACCTTCCGGATGAAGCGCGGCGCCTCGCAGTATTGGTTCGCGGTGCAGATCGGCAACCACGGCAACCCACTCCGCTCGGTCGAGGCCAAGGGCCCGACCGGCGGTTTCCGCAAGGCGGCGCGTCAGCACGACAACTACTGGACCGTCGAGGGCGGCCTCGGCCCCGGGCCCTACAGCATCAGGGTCACCGACGTGTACGGGCGCCAGGCGACCGCCACCATCCGGATGGTCGCGAAGCAGGTCCAACGCAGCACGGCCGCCCTCGCCGGACCCGACGCCGCCCGTACGCCGAGCAGTTCGCCCTCGGCCCCGCCGACCCCCACCGTCGCGCCCTCCCCGACCTCGGCGGAGACGAGCGCACCGGCGCCGACCGTCGAAGCCCTCGCCGGCGCGGCCCCGCTCGACGCCCCCCGCTGCTGACCTATCCTCCCGGCGATCTAGGGCGGTGCACGGTTCTAGAGTGGCCGGCGTGCGGATCAAAGCCGTTGCCGGGACGACCACACTGATGCTCCTCCTGACCTGTGGGGTTGGCTGTGTGCCCTCGGCTCCGCCACCGCACCCGACGAACACTGACCTGACGAGGGCCTGGTGCGGGTCCTCCGGCGACCGGATCGACCTGCGCCAGGACGGGTCGTCGCGGCTGAGGCTGATCTCGGACGCCTACCTCTCGCACCTCCTCGACGACCTCCGCGACACCTGGAGCGACCAGTACGTCTGGGGCACCTAC
The nucleotide sequence above comes from Micromonospora luteifusca. Encoded proteins:
- a CDS encoding TetR/AcrR family transcriptional regulator C-terminal domain-containing protein; this translates as MSRPEAPYLRIVEEIRRRIVAGELRPGDQVPSARRISQERGVAIATATKVHAALRQQGLTEARSGVGTVVASAPEPAGVPATERARRPRGAARPGGEGELSRERIVAVAIAVADADGMAELSMRRVATELGVATMSLYRYVAGKDELLLHMIDAVLGEEKVPPRSTEGWRADLARIARLEWRFFRRHPWLAPAMSITRPQLTPNAVAITDGVLHALDGLGLDSETQLYVHLTLFSFGRGLATAIEPEIEAQRETGLTNDEWMEFQESRLAELAAAGSPLLRMALRNDFDFDLDRLFEFGLDRLLDGLAVHLPDDGGRP
- a CDS encoding FAD-dependent monooxygenase codes for the protein MINGTVLISGASIAGPALAYWLRRHGFTPTVVEVAPALRPGGQAVDLRGAGREVVERMGLIPRVREDRVDERGVANVDAKGRWVARMPADLFGGEGIVAEIEIMRGDLTRILHDATAGEVEYLFADRITELDQGDTGVRVRFASGMVRTFDLVVGADGVHSGVRRLAFGAEHEYVKPLGGYTAYFTVPDPGDLNDWFLMYNAPGGRVAGIRPERGGTAKAMLSFTSPPLEYDRRDVRQQQRLLTDAFAGVDWRVPALLDALPDAPDFFFDSICQVHVPNWSRGRVTLLGDAGYCGSPLTGMGTSMALVGAYVLAGELASAGGDHGRAFARYQEVMRDYVRQCQELPPGGIGGFAPQSRLMIWARNQSMRMMGHWPMRDILARQFQKADAITLPDYATASASRPHGAAHGQVG
- a CDS encoding expansin EXLX1 family cellulose-binding protein; protein product: MTAPDTVPENDAPAGNNGTQRSSRRVRHWLVGAGVTALAAVLGITLAVRGGATPACAAPPTGSAVHKGKASYYDAGRSGGTCSFPSPPADRLYVALGASEYSGAAACGSYLDVSGPKGQVRVLVMDQCGGCSPGKIDLSEEAFAKIADRAQGIVPVTYRAVVNPPLDGGLTFRMKRGASQYWFAVQIGNHGNPLRSVEAKGPTGGFRKAARQHDNYWTVEGGLGPGPYSIRVTDVYGRQATATIRMVAKQVQRSTAALAGPDAARTPSSSPSAPPTPTVAPSPTSAETSAPAPTVEALAGAAPLDAPRC